From the Nitrobacter hamburgensis X14 genome, one window contains:
- a CDS encoding HK97 family phage prohead protease encodes MDEFATINGELELRASRRTGGRRIRGRFPYRSKAVLSDGGRNGGKPQKEQFEPGAFSYSLKSDAEIHLLSGHDFAKPLASKNTGTLTFHDSNEALQFDADIHPEILDTSYGSDLIKQISSGLVFGLSPGFRIPPPSAVPADKAQKFENEDPKLGRAIIRTIFEAILTELSIVTRPAYPDASVTMHDALGNVINPDDMTDEEKIAAGWTYNVAGILIPPPDTIKRAMPAALRWR; translated from the coding sequence ATGGATGAGTTCGCCACGATCAACGGCGAATTGGAATTGCGCGCCTCCCGGAGAACCGGGGGGCGTCGCATCCGCGGCAGATTCCCGTACCGTTCAAAAGCCGTTCTAAGCGATGGTGGCCGCAACGGCGGCAAACCACAGAAAGAGCAATTCGAACCGGGCGCCTTTTCCTACTCGCTCAAGTCGGATGCTGAAATTCATTTGCTAAGCGGTCATGACTTCGCGAAACCGCTTGCCAGCAAAAACACGGGGACGTTGACGTTCCACGATAGCAACGAGGCGCTGCAATTCGACGCTGACATCCATCCTGAAATTCTCGACACGAGCTATGGTAGCGATCTTATTAAGCAGATTTCTTCTGGCCTTGTTTTCGGATTGTCGCCTGGTTTCAGAATTCCGCCTCCATCTGCTGTGCCTGCGGACAAAGCGCAGAAATTCGAGAACGAAGATCCGAAGCTCGGTCGCGCGATCATTCGCACGATTTTTGAAGCGATCCTGACGGAATTGTCGATCGTGACGCGGCCGGCATATCCGGACGCGAGCGTCACCATGCACGACGCTCTCGGCAACGTCATCAATCCCGACGATATGACCGATGAGGAAAAGATCGCTGCCGGCTGGACATACAACGTCGCGGGAATCTTGATCCCGCCGCCGGACACAATCAAGCGCGCGATGCCCGCTGCGTTGAGATGGAGATAA